A window of Clupea harengus chromosome 24, Ch_v2.0.2, whole genome shotgun sequence genomic DNA:
cttaccttctcactcccccccaccctctctctctgtccttctctcactgtctcttgctcgctcgctcgccctctctctctctctctctctctctctctctctctcacgcactctCTCGTCAAGACGTGTAACTCTCTTGTCCTGTCCAGGTCTGTCTTTAACCCCATGATCTGTCCTCCTGTCTCCCTGATGTGCTTCTGAGTGTCTCCATGAATGCGTTTCTAATGAAAAGGTACCGTGTGGTCGTCATGCCTCCCAGCTGTGGCATCAACACCATTTTCACATGTGCACAATTCAAGATTGTCCAcccacctacagacacacacacacatacacacctactcacaaacatacacacatatacacacacctacacacatatacacacaccaacacatacatacacacctacacaaacacacacacacacctacctaagTTGAGTTGCTCGCATGTTCCTTTTGTTTCTTCCATTTAGCGGAACAAGTGCTTTTTCTTTCCATGATTGCAAGCTGCGTGAagagtttgtctgtgttgtctttttttctctctatatatatatctcctcctctcttctgttctctctctctcacagctattgttttgtttttgtttgtttgtttgtttttgcccaAGTGGCGGCGGCGTTGCTGGAGCTTCCCCCGTGCCAGTGATCAGAGAAACTTGTGTCTGTTGTTGCAGACGTAACGTCTCCATTGTCTTAAGAGAAATTACCAGAATACCAAAACTGACATCTTCTGACCTGTCTTGCAGCTCTggattttaagaaaaaaaaataaacatttacagGTTTTGTAATGTAATCTCTGACTCCAGACTGATTTTtatatgtgatttttttttttttggtcttgaGCGCCATCTTGTGGATAATCTGGGTTTACATTTAAGACATGTACTTTTGTGTACTcatgttcttttgtgtgttCAGCTGTGATGTACAAAGTATTGAAAAATAGGGTCTGTAACGTCCTATTTGGTACACCACAAATCAATACTTGCCCTTCCATTTCTGTGCTGTTAGAAAAGgctcacagtcagacagatGAACATAACTACCCGAACCTTTTGAAAAGTGAAAATTAaatttcttttattattatcattattattttccaACAGACAGAATAACTCACTGACAGGCAGTCTATAACATCATGTATCCCCAGTAATCCCAAAGCCCCTGTTCTAATACACCtcttaaatacatttcatattctgaatttaaatttaaaaaaaattataaaattaaataataaaaaaaaacatacatgtcAACTCAGCCTTCGGCAGCCCCAGTTCTCAGTTTCTGCACTCATTGATTTACTGTTCATCTGCAAGAAAACGGTTAATTCTATAGTCAATATCTCACAACGGTGCTGTTATAGAAAAAACTTACAAATTATCTTTAACAAACAAGCCAGGTAAAGAAATCTTTGTTGGGTTATCCATCATTGATTCAGAACACTTACCGCACTTGTATATCTTGTTGAGCTTAAAAATGTCCGTCTCCGACAGGTCAGTCCTCTGTCCAATTGTGACTTCGGGGTCAGGAATCGGGATGATGGTAGCCTTGCCGAAAGACGAGGTAAAGGAGTATCTATGACCAAACAAAAAATGACGTCTGAGTTACTAGTGGTTCACTTCGAGGCATCATCAAGTTTTTGTCGAAAAATAGCGAGCCAACTAGCTAACGGCCAATAAACTTGCTATGCAGACAacaaagccaagccaagcctGGATGTTTCTTAATCATAACTGCGATATGTCTGCAATCGGTCATCAGTCCACAGCTCTGCGGTGTTATATTATGCATGGATTTTAACTCACTTTCCGTAATGCATGAGTGAGCTGTAGTCATACGTTGTGTTCAGATTATTAGTGTCCCTTTTAGCAAAGTTACTGGAAGCGCCTGTGAAGAGAAAGTGGAAATTTTACTCCATTTCATGTTCAGTCCTAACTTCCATCCTAATTAAGATACTGAAAAATAAGGGAAAAGGCTATATGATCTTACATGTTTCTTTACCTTTGCACTAAAGAATGGCATAGTTAAGTCAATGATTtcaaatgtgtaaaaaaaataacgacactttttttttctcaccgtTTGGGACATGCTCCCAGTTGATTCTGATATACTTGTCCCGGTCGCTCCTGGTGTGCTCGTGGTGGAAGCCGAGGGCGTGAAGAAGCTCGTGCTGAATGACCCCGGGGTAAAGGCACCGGTAGGCGTTCAGGGAAACGGTCTGTTTGCCACCAGTCCTACCGACGGATGAGTAGCACCTGCACCGGAAGGCATTCACAATTTCTGTTGATCAGTGCGTTTGTTGATCCTGAGATACTAAAACCAATTATATGTATAGGCTAATACCGCTATATATATAATTCGACTGTTAGAACTAGGTGGTAAAAACGAAAGTTGTAGTAGGTTCAATACCAAGGGAAGAGACATACAGACTTATGCAATGTATGCCTGTACTAAACTGTAACTGTCGCTTTGGGggaaaagcgtctgctaaatttgTCAATGTATGCATACAGACGACCCAAAAGGAAAGTACACTAAAACAAGTTTTCGTGActtaaaataagaaaagaaaagcatgaCTTCTCGAGGAGAGAGACGCCAGGGGAAGCCTGAATATCGATAGCCTCACAGCATGCATTGCAAGATTTTGTTACCTGCACTATATCGTTCTTAGTTTCATCtttgaaacacattttctttgttttttagtAAGTGTTGACTTGATTTGGAAACTGACTATATTAAACACCAATTATCGTGATGCGAAGTGATAAGACACACCGCCACTGTGAAATGTATCCCCCGTAGCATATCTTTACCACCGTATCACTGAACCCTGGTGAGGAAAGTAATGTGGTGGACCTCCTCTAATAAATGTTAAATTCCTTGCTAATTACGAAGCATTACATAAACAATGGAAACAATAATAAAGTCTGATCTTATCAATGTTCTTTTTAGGTTAGCTTACGTAATATGGTAGATCTAGGAGCTTTAATTTACAATAGCACTGCATATTGCACCTTTAATTTACAATAGCACTGCATATTGGACCTTGAATGCATCCCAAACCGAATCCCAAACCCTTATTTCCTCTCCTGCACTTACCCGCTCTTAGACTCGATGCTGaggtggtgcacacacacacacacacacacacacacacacacacacatcccaaaccCATATTTCCTCTCCTGCACTTACCCGCTCTTAGACTCAATGCTCAGGTGGTGCACTTGAGTGGTGTAAGGCACAAACCGAATGCAGGTCTTCTCATGGAAGGTGTTCATGGCCTTCTCAATAGTAACCTTCTCATGTGAAACTGTGGCAAGGATCAAACAGGAATGTGTGTTAATTATTATATTACTATACTATATTCAATATAGTTGTAAATGGTCATGTATGTGCTCTTACCTAACCAATgtcacatacttacatactacATCCAATGTCATATAACACTAATTCATCTATGAACATATTACATATCACATGATTTTTAACCTATTAGCCTGCTGGACAGGGACTTTGGGCACAAGGTTTAGAATGAATCATCCACAAAAACCAACGGAAGACAAATATATCTCAATTTTTTGTAACTCACGGAAGTAGTCGTTAATGTTGTACGGCACTTCCACAAGTCCCGTGGGCGACTTTTCCCACCTGCAGTCGTAGAAGGAGTAGCATTTCATGGCGTTCCTGGACCTCGGCATGGCCACATCTCCCTCCATCAGAGTCCGGGAGATCCCTTTGGGAAGAACATTTGAGGAAGACTGggttggtttctctctctctctctttctctctctcactcactcactcactcactcactcactctcttttcttctcttttctctctctccccctctctctctcccccctctctcttctcctctctatcttctctctctctcagcctctctctctctctttatttctctctctcttcactgtccctctttctctcccacatgTACAGTGCCGTTATCTACTCAAAGATGGGGGTGTCATGTTTTACCTCTGTTTGCGTCCAGGATTCTTGAGGAGATGTCAACTGCCTCATCCATTTCTAAGGAAGAAAATACCAAATGCTTCAACATCTACATCTGCCCAATCAACTGACCAGTAGCTAATAGTGCTGGGAAGATAACCTAGAGagcaagaaggaaaaaagagagagagagacagagcaagatggaaatagagagagagggggagacagacagagagacaggggggggggggcagacagacagacagagaggggggagacagacagacatagaagACAAACGTACCCTCTGGACTGGACATATCCTGGtcctaagagagacagagacatgagacaaagatgttttttttttcttccccttgtTGTGTCAAGGACAGAAGCAGTTCTCAGTCCTCCGGCGTTTCAGAGAACACCTAGCTGTCTGTGTAATTGTAACCGCATCAAATATCAACAGAGACACTGGCATACTGTGAGACACGTGTGGATATAAAAGACAATTCTTAATACAGAATGTTCACGTCAGTCTACACACTCTTGATGAGTACTTTGTGTTCACGTCAGTCTACACACTCTTGATGAGTACTTTGTCTTACATGGAAAACAGCATGGATGTGTAAGACAATAACAAGACACATATTATCGTATTTCTATAAAACAACTATGATTACataatattagtgctgtcagtttaacgcgttattaacggcgttaacgcaaacccattttaatgcCGTTAATTTCTTTATTGCGAGATTaacgagattttttttttttttagattatcgttctttttggcctcgcaaactgtttagaaggctaacgttacggtttgagtgaatggtgagcgccatACGGCGAAATGGTTGATagaaagcttctgaatggaaagtttacttttaaaagttgtgttgtgcaaaagacgCAAGCTTCattgttgtctgaaaatgtcaacagg
This region includes:
- the LOC105893856 gene encoding hatching enzyme 1.2-like; this translates as MDRKLASILVLLLCLSQALSQMDQDMSSPEEMDEAVDISSRILDANRGISRTLMEGDVAMPRSRNAMKCYSFYDCRWEKSPTGLVEVPYNINDYFLSHEKVTIEKAMNTFHEKTCIRFVPYTTQVHHLSIESKSGCYSSVGRTGGKQTVSLNAYRCLYPGVIQHELLHALGFHHEHTRSDRDKYIRINWEHVPNGASSNFAKRDTNNLNTTYDYSSLMHYGKYSFTSSFGKATIIPIPDPEVTIGQRTDLSETDIFKLNKIYKCDEQ